In the genome of Cryptomeria japonica chromosome 8, Sugi_1.0, whole genome shotgun sequence, one region contains:
- the LOC131857651 gene encoding uncharacterized protein LOC131857651, protein MCNKAEESLDHLLLQCEEAQKVQSFLLGKLGWMVPLPNTVLDLFSSWKIPSRRSVFSNLWLVAPSLVIWEIWKERNRRIFQEKEEPMESLLLRVERVIAESISVAARNHNLAKYPYTSEERDNQANWPLVNYQPVNGSLRVNRPLGKEEVTWELSSKEWIKINFDGASRGNPGASGVGVVARNDKGVILFKGA, encoded by the coding sequence ATGTGCAACAAGGCAGAGGAATCTCTGGATCACCTGCTTCTACAATGTGAGGAAGCGCAGAAGGTACAGAGCTTCCTTTTAGGGAAGCTAGGATGGATGGTCCCTCTACCTAATACAGTCCTTGACCTTTTCTCCAGTTGGAAGATACCGAGCCGTAGGTCTGTTTTTTCCAACTTATGGTTAGTGGCACCATCCCTTGTTatatgggagatttggaaggagagaaacagaagGATATTCCAAGAAAAAGAAGAACCAATGGAGAGTTTGTTGTTAAGGGTTGAAAGAGTGATAGCTGAATCCATATCAGTGGCAGCCAGAAACCATAATCTGGCAAAATACCCCTACACTAGTGAGGAAAGAGATAATCAAGCTAATTGGCCTCTTGTGAATTATCAACCCGTTAATGGGTCCTTGCGGGTTAATCGCCCTTTAGGAAAAGAGGAGGTCACATGGGAACTGTCGAGCaaggaatggataaaaataaacttCGATGGAGCATCTAGGGGAAACCCAGGAGCCTCAGGAGTGGGAGTAGTTGCGAGAAATGATAAAGGGGTCATCCTTTTCAAAGGAGCATGA
- the LOC131061542 gene encoding LOB domain-containing protein 1-like, with amino-acid sequence MEEMSGIVYPCAACKFHHKKCGEKCELAAYFPPSDYENFKLVHKIFGTSYIKKILKDVPIESRGDAVKSMVYEARARDIDRLLRDRIVQLESQLAELLNAKASLSLSLPTVTLHQSDEEFWRTL; translated from the exons ATGGAAGAGATGTCCGGTATAGTTTACCCTTGTGCCGCTTGCAAGTTCCACCATAAAAAATGTGGAGAGAAATGCGAGCTCGCTGCCTACTTTCCACCAAGCGATTATGAAAATTTCAAACTTGTACACAAAATTTTCGGAACAAGCTATATAAAGAAAATCCTTAAA GATGTTCCAATTGAGAGTAGAGGGGATGCCGTAAAAAGCATGGTATACGAGGCAAGAGCCAGAGATATCGATCGTCTTCTTCGGGATCGAATAGTGCAGCTGGAATCTCAACTAGCCGAGCTTCTCAACGCAAAagcttctctttctctttctcttccaacAGTTACACTACATCAAAGTGATGAGGAATTTTGGAGAACACTGTGA